From Kamptonema formosum PCC 6407, a single genomic window includes:
- a CDS encoding type II toxin-antitoxin system RelE/ParE family toxin has protein sequence MTNESDPISIRFSDEFEKGLYALSKRYRNIRADIQPIIEQIQVGDFVGNRISGMGEDYVILKARVKNTNIQKGKSSGYRLIYQVKSATRVILLTIYSKSDREDIKNNEIIGILSEFYESDR, from the coding sequence ATGACGAATGAATCCGATCCAATTTCTATCCGGTTTTCCGATGAATTTGAAAAAGGTTTATATGCTTTGTCAAAGAGATATCGCAATATCCGTGCTGATATTCAGCCAATTATCGAGCAAATACAAGTGGGAGATTTTGTCGGAAACCGCATTTCCGGCATGGGTGAAGATTATGTCATCTTGAAGGCAAGAGTCAAAAATACCAACATCCAAAAAGGGAAAAGTTCCGGCTATCGACTGATTTATCAAGTTAAGTCAGCAACCAGAGTCATTTTATTAACTATTTACTCAAAATCTGACCGAGAAGACATTAAAAACAACGAAATTATAGGCATTTTGTCAGAATTTTATGAAAGCGATCGATAG